ACCTGATTCATATATTGCGTTGTTTGGACATTCAGGTTCACAAGCTCCGCAGTTGATACATTCGTCTGTTATGATAATAGCCATTTGAAATTCGTTTTGATGCCACAAAATTATACAAAATGAGAAATGCCAAGTGAATTATTCCTTGTAGGACTTTATTTTAAAATGAATCCAAATAGAGAAGATGAAAGTAAAAGTAAAAAGAAAAAAGCAGTTCTATAAGCCGGATTCTGTTTTCGGCAAGCCGAATTTTGTCATTTATCTGGGAATGGTTTCACAACCAAACTCTATCAGCCTACCCACTGACTTGCTAACTATGAGTTATGCTTAGGCGAACAGCCCTCGGAAGTCAGCTTATTTGGCTTTTCAGCGTATGAGGTTTGTTCAAATTGTATGTTACCACACAATCTCGCAGGCTCTTACCCTGCATTTTCACCCTTACCCAATGAATAAACTCAGGGCGGTTATTTTCTGTAACACTGGCTGTATTTTTGTAATTACTCACAAAAACCCTTCCTGTTAGGAAGCATACTGTTCTGTGCTGCCCGGACTTTCCTCTCCGCAATAAGCGGAACGACAAAAAGAACTGCTTGGTACCCGAGGCGGGACTTGAACCCGCACAACCGATAAAGGTCACAGGATTTTAAGTCCTGCGTGTCTACCATTCCACCACTCGGGCAATTGGATTTTTGTATTTGAACAAAAAATCCCGACTAAGCGGGATTTCGAGCGAGAAACGAGGTTCGAACTCGCGACCTCAACCTTGGCAAGGTTGCGCTCTACCAACTGAGCTATTCTCGCTTATAAATTTTTATTTTAAAGAACGGTTGCTTGCAATTTGGGATTATTTATCTTCTAGGATAATCCCTGATTCCCCTTTGTAAGGAGATTTTATATATACAATCTTTTGAAGATTAGTAATGTTAATAGTACGCAATTTTGCTCTGCTAAAATTTCTTCTTGCTTTTCTTTTTATAACTGTTATCGCCATCTCTTTGAAATTTTGAGGTGCAAAGGTAATGCTTTTTATTTTGTTTGCAAGTGTATAATTAGGTTTTTTTAATTTCTTCTTATGAAGTGATGTCAACCTGTTTTAGGACTAGACAGACCTTAGACGCACCCGAAGGCGCAGGGAAAACAAGGGCGGCTTTCCAGTTTCTTGGTGCTATGGCGGAAAGCGGCTACAACTGCCTGTTTATTTCTTTGGAGGAACATAAGGACAGTGATTTGTTCATTAAAAAGCGTGATGAATACTTGTCAAAGAAAGCGCAACAATACATAGAATGTGTGAGTGAATTACCGCAGGGGTATGATACCCTTGTAAACCTTGCTCCTTATTTTGACTGCATATTCATTGACGGTTGGGGCAAGGTGGCAGGCGGTCAGGGGAAACTGGATTTTTTCCGTAAAAGTCAGGACGGGAAGTTTATGTTTATCATTTATCAGCGCACAGTTAAAGGCAGCATGAGAGGAGGAAGCGACAGCGCATTTGACGGAGATTTGATTTGCAAGGCGCACAAAGACGCTGACTATAAAAATAACTACCTGTATTGGAGTAAAAACAGGTATAATTCTAACATGAAGTATCGCTACCTGATACATGAGGAGGTCTGTATCAGCCAGTAAGAGGGACTACTCCTTCACAAACCTTGCCTGCCACACCTGCTCCTGTGTTTGGATTTGAAGCAGGTAAACACCTTGTGGCAAGGCTGAAACAGGGATTGCATTACCCTCATAAACACCTTTTGTTACTTCTGCTCCTACAACGTTCAAAATTCTGTATGCTGAATGTAGGGGGATTTCCTGTAAAAAGAGTTCGGTTTGGGCGGGATTGGGGTAGATTTTAAGGGGTATTGAAATAATATGTTCTACACTAATAACCCTTGACCGAATTGTATCCTCATTACAAGCGTCCTCAACGTCAATCGGATAATGTGTAGGGTTATTTAAGTAAATAGGGGTGTTGTCTTTACAAGCGGATACCAGCCCTTGCCAACCAGTTCGTCTGACCAAAAGTTCAAAGTAAACTAAGCCCCTGTTTGAACCAATCCCTTTTACAGTATAATCTAACTTGATATTATTGAACTCATTGTGAGGGTCTATAACAGACCAATAGAATGTCTCTCTTGAAATCCCGTCTAAATACGTTATATCTACAATAGTGTCTAAAATCAAGCCATAATACAATCCGCTTAACGTATCAGAAACAAACATTGTATCGCCAATATCCAGCGTAAAGTCATAAATAAGCAGGTCATTTATTTCAAATGAATCGTTATTGTTGTTTGTCAAAAAACCAGAAAGATAAACTTTGTCATTAAAAACCCGCAACTTGTATGTGAGCGAATCATAACCCCAAAAGGGTTTATACGGGGTTCTTTCAACAGTATAATACTCCCCCATATCTCCAATCGAATCAATCCTCAACAATTCTTTGCAATAAGTACCAAAGTCCAAACCAGGCGTGAGTGAATAAGCATCTTGATATACAAAATAATAAGTACTATCTTCAAAGAAAGTTTGTGCTTTTGCGGGCTTGCCAATCAACAGCACCAAACTAACGCTCAATAATAATCTTATGTGTTTCATAGTGAAAACTGTTTTGTTGTTGCAAATATAAGAAATAAACACCTGCGGACAGGTCTTGGACAGGAATAGATGTTAAGGCTTCTTCTGAATGATAAACAGTTTTGCCCAATATATCCGTTAGCTGAACAGTCCAGTAAGAGGGCATATTTTCGGGGTACTGAATTTTGATTTCGGAATTTACGGGATTGGGATAGACAAGGCATAGCGATACAGAGGGCTTAACAGTTGCTACGTTATCCGTAGCATCGCAGCCCGGTGTTAGACACCCCTTGCTGTCTAACCTCAACAAGGCTGTTTTCTGCCAAAGTTCTCCGCCACTAAACTCCCCAAAACGGTTTAGGTATTCTCCTGTAAGTATAAATCCATTGTCAGGTGTTTGTACAAAGTTAAATACCTGCATACCCTTGTCCCCTGTATCATCAGGAACTAAATCATATTCTCTGTACCACACGGGATTGGCTTCAAGGTCGGTTTTCAGCAAAGCAGGTATTCGTTTCCAGTAATTCGGTTCAGGGTATAGTATATAACGATACCCCACCCAAACTATATGCCCGTCTTCTGTCAGTTGTACATCGCAAAAATATATGTCCTGAGCATTTTTGAACCTTGGGTCGTCTGTTGTCTGAGGTATCATTCTCCATTCCAAAAACTGCCTGATGTTTTTCCTCCACAGCACCTGACCCGTTTCATACTCTATCTCTGCAAACCAAACAGTTGTGTTTTCATTAATCTTTGCCCCGACCACAGGTCCCGATTGGGCATAGGAATGGTCAGACCAACTGCATAGAATGTTCCCGTCAGGCTTCTGTACCATCTGAAAAAATGAAGTATTAAAGCTGTCATTGTTATTGGGTCTGCACGTCCATAGAATATTACCGTTGGTATCCATTTTTACTACATCGTTCTGATAACAACGGGGTGTTGAGGCAAAACACCACATATCAACCGTTGATAAGAATACATTGCCTATATCTTGATTGTCTGCATATACTCCTTCTATATGTGTCTGATAAGTTAGGGTGTTAATCTGCTGCCTGACTAAACTCACCTCGTCTTCTCCTTTTAGTTTAACAAGATTAAAGTTATTTATGCCATTTAGGGGGCTAATGTACATATGCCATACAGTAATAGCATATCGGATTCCGTTAATTTCTATATAGTTTAATACATGAGTAGTAAAAGTGTCCACGCCCAGGTAATGACCTGTTTTCTGAAAGGGATTGACATTAAATATTCCTGACTGCCATTTGCCTGTTTCCCCCACTGACCTATCGCCATAGCTGAACCCGACTTGCAAATTACCAAAAGAATCTATCAAAGCAGTACGAGAGGACAACCCGTTATTAACCGTAGAATCACCTGTTATCCGGGTTATATCTAAGGTATCTGTTTTAAATAACTGCCCTGAATAAAGCGAATGATAATTGACGTGTATGTAAGTTTTCCATACATATTCTCCTACTCCTGCTGTTACTGTAATAACAGTATCTTTATGAAGAAGAATAGTACCACGCCCACTATAACCATTGCTTACAGTAAACCATGTAGTATGCTGTCCGTAAGCAATGGTTGTTGCCAAGAGCAGGATTAAGGCAAATCCCTTTCGCTTTAACATGAGTGCCTTATTTATTGATAACAAGTTTCATGTACATTCTTTCCTGCTCGCCTGTTTCTATCTGAATAAAGTAAGTACCCTCTGCCCACGCGCTTGTGTTCAGGGTAAGAGAACTTTCTTTTTTCCATACCCTTTGGGCGATTAGCTTTCCGTTTATGTCATACACCTTTACATCGGAAGACTGAAACCCTTTTTTCCATTGCAGGGTTACTTCGTCTGAGGTAGGGTTAGGGTAAAGCAATACGGCTGATTTTTCAGTTTCTGAGTCAATTTCTTCAATAAGGGTACTCAGTTGTTCCTCATCAAGAATGAGTTCATACCCCTCCTCAGGGAAAAGGTAAACATCTGCAACATAAGGTTCTCCCGGTGTAGGGTAGTCTGTATTGGTATAGACAAAATATCCCGGGTGATTAACTGTTGTAGTTACAGCATCTCCTTCTACCAGTTCTATCACAATACTATAGGAACCGTCAGGTAAATTCGGTAATACCTCTGACATAAATTTGACACGAAGCATTGTGTCGTTTTGCCCAAACCCTGTTACTGAACAAAAGAATAACAAGGCTACCATCATAATGGATTTTCCTAAGTAATTTTTTTTCATGACTTTGCTTTTTTTATTGAATGATAGTTTTAGTTTTGCTTCCGCTTGACAAAGCTACAAAACAACATTTTGACAAACCAAGAAAAAAGTAAATTGTTTCTATCTTGCTTATTATCAATCTGTTACTGTTATGCTTAACTTTGTTTTTAGTGTGATTTTTGCTGTAAATTAGACCAAAATGTCCACTAATCCCCCGCCAGTAAAAAGACACAGCATATCAAATAGGCAAGAGTGTCTATTTTGGTGGAAAACACCTGTTAGGCTCTGAAAATTGCTAATTAAGTCGTAAAAACGCAGATTTTTGTCCTGTGTCTGAAAAAAACTGTGATTTTTCCTCCCCAATTCCCCTTTTTGTCTGTCAGCACACTTTTTGTGTGCTGACAGGGTTTAAGCACACAAAAAGTGTGCTGAATTAAATAACTGATAACCAAGCCTATACAGCGCAAAAAACACGCACAGCACACAAGCACACTTTTTTTCAAAGTTTTTTGACACAGTAAAAGGTAGCAGGTTTCTTCTGCACCCAACCCAATCCCTTGTCTGCTCTTGCTTTCCACCCCAAATCTTTCATTTTCCTTAAAACCTTACCCTGTCTTTAACTTCTTATAACGTTATGTATTTCCCTACATTTTCCATACTTCCTTACAGGCGGTAAATTTCTCTGATTAACCTTTGCCCGAACGCTTTGCAGAAAAGCGACATTTTTATTTGTCTGTAAACTAAGTATCTAAGTATCCTGTACCTTTGAAACATCAGAAACCGCACAAGCCCGACAGCAACAAGAGCGAAAGACTGGAAAATAAACAGGACAGTATTCCCCCTGATGAGTTCTTTCACCGACTTGCTATACTCACTTGCAAGGTTTGGGAAAACAGGAAAAGAAAAGCAGCAAATAAAAATAAAGACGAATGACAAAGGTAATTACCTATGTACGGGTATCCACCGATGAACAGGCGCAACACGGATACAGCCTGCGCGACCAACAGGACAAACTCAATACTTATTGTAATCTGAAAGGCTACAAAATCATGCACAGGTTTTCAGAGGACTATTCCGCAAAGACCTTTAACCGCCCCACTTTTAATGCCCTGCTTTCTTTCTTGAAACAAAACAAAGGACAGGTAAACAAACTCGTCTTTCTGAAATGGGACAGGTTCAGCCGTAACTCCATAGAAGCCCTGATGACCATACAGAAGTTAGGCAATTTGGGTGTTCTTTGCGAAGGCATAGAGCAACCTTTGGATATGGACGTACCCGAAAACAAGCTGCTGCAAATGATATACCTCGCCACCCCCGAAATAGAAAACGACCGCAGAGGCATGAACACTGCCAACGGAATAAGAAGAGCCTTAAAAGAAGGCAGGTACTGCAACGTAGCCCCCTTCGGATACAAATACAGCCGCGATGAAAAAAACAAACCTATCCTGATACCTAACGGACACAAAGCGGAATTAGTCAAAGAAGCGTTTGAACAGTTTTGCACAGGCTTATACTCAAAAGAGCAAATCCGTAAGAAACTTACTCCCAAAGGCATGACCCTTTCACGGAGCAGGTTCGCCACCCTGTTTGACAACCTTATTTATACAGGTAAGATTACAGTCCCCGCCCATAAGAACGAACCTGAACAGATAGTATAGGGAGTACATCAGGCACTCATCAGCGACAGCCTCTTTCAGAAAGCGCAGGTTCTTTCAGGCAAGGTTAAAGCCATTCAGTCCAAGCCCAAGACGGCAAGAGAAGAACTGCCGCTAAGAGGTTATCTTGTGTGTCCTGATTGCGGGGGCAACCTGACAGGGAGCGCATCAAGAAGCAAAACAGGCAGCCGATTTTTTTACTACCATTGCAGACTGGGCTGCAAGCACAGGGTTTCAGCACCGCTTGTCAATCAATGTTTTGAGGAGTGGCTCGATGAAATATCCATTAACCCCCAATACGTAGAAACCTACCTTAAATCCGTTGAGCGTATCATCGGTATAGACAAGACTTCCCGCAGGGGAGGCATAATCAAAATCAACAGCCACATAGAGCAGGTAAAAGCCTCCCTTTTAAAGACAGATATGTTGTTGGTAGAGGGAAAAATAGAAATGGTCTCGTATCAGCGACTAAAAGACACCTACAAAGAAGAACTGGCATTACTGGAAGTTCAGAAGTCGGATTTTGAGATAACAAATACCGATACGCTTTCTCAAATGGAGGTAGCATTTGAGGTCATGGCAAACCTGCGTAAACTGTGGCAGGACTTGGATTTGGAGGATAAAGGAATGTTTCTTAGTTCGATTTTTCCAAAAAAACTGCTATTTGAGAAAAACAAGTGTCGAACTATTGACGGCAGTTCTGCTATTTCTGATTTTCTGTTGATTACTAACGAGTTACAAGCCGATAAAACAAAAAAAGTCGCCAATTTTGACGACCTGTCCTGTTCAGTAGCCTCGACAGGAATCGAACCTGTATCAAAAGTTTAGGAAACTTCTATTCTATCCATTGAACTACGAGGCCCAAAAGGGTTGCAAAACTAAGAATTTTAAAATGATACAACCTTAAAAAAGTTATTTCACTTTTGCTCCTCCTTTGAATGTCTTTTCAGGGCGCATAAAAGAGAGTTTGCCATCTTCTTCCGCCATGAGAATCATCCCTTTAGATTCAATCCCTTTGATTTTTCTGGGAGCTAAGTTTGCTATGATTAATACAGTATTACCTATTGCTTGTGCAGGTGTGTAATGTGCTGCGATACCACTGACAATGGTACGCTTCTCATATCCCAAATCAATTTCTAACTTCAATAATTTATCAGTATTTGGAACCACTTCTGCATGGGTAATAACAGCAGTACGTAAATCCATTTTTTGAAACTCATCAAAACTAATTTCTGTCTGCGTGTCTTCGACTTTTGTTTGTGCAATATTTTGTTGAGCTGATTTTTGAAGCTTAACTAACTGTTTTTCAATTTCGGAATCTTCAATTTTTTGAAACAATAAATCGGCTTGCTTTATTAAGTGACCTTCCGAAAAAAGGAGTTCAGCATTCCAATCTGAAAGAGCAGAAGTCGGCAAGTTGAGTAATTGCCATATTTTATTACTGGTTTTAGGTAAATACGCATACAACACCCTCCCTAAGTGGGCAGTAATTAATAAACATGCAGCTAAGTCTTGTTTTACTTGAATGGGGTCTGTTTTAATCTTTTTCCATGGTTCTTGAGCGGTGATAAACCGATTGCCAAAGCGAGCAAGTTCCATCGCTGCATTTAACCCTTGTCTAAAACGATAAGATTCGGTGTGTTCCTTTGTTTTAGTATAAGCTGTTTCAATCTCTTTGTGTAATTCCGGATTGATTTCGGATGTATTTAAAATTGGCGCGACACCGTCATAGTATTTATGAATTAAAGTAATGACTCTATTTACAAAATTGCCGAGTATAGCCACTAATTCATTGTTGACCCTTGATTGGTAATCTTTCCATGTAAATTCACTGTCAGAAGTTTCGGGAGCAATGGATGTCAGTACATAGCGCAATTCATCTTGTTTGTGTGGAAAATCCTCTAAATATTCATGCAGCCATACTGCCCAATTACGAGAAGTAGAAATTTTATTGCCCTCTAAGTTTAAAAATTCATTTGCCGGAACATTCTCAGGTAAAATATAATCACCGTGTGCGGCTAACATGGCGGGGAAAATCAAGCAATGAAAAACAATATTATCCTTTCCGATAAATTGTATAAGAGCCGTATCTTCCTTTTGCCAAAAATCTTCCCAAGATTCAGGCAGAATCTCTTTGGTTGCTGAAATATATCCAATAGGGGCATCAAACCAGACATAAAGCACTTTGCCATCTGCTTCTGCAAGCGGTACCTTTATGCCCCAGTCCAAGTCCCTTGTCATAGCACGAGCTTGCAACCCTTCTTTTAGCCACGAACTACACTGCCCGTAAACATTTGGTTTCCAATAATCTTTTTTACTTTGAATATATTCTTCTAAGGTATGTTGGAATTTTTCTAAGGGCAAGTACCAATTCTTGGTTTTCTTTAAACTTGGTTTTTTACCTGTAAGAGTTGATACCGGGTTAATTAAGTCGGTTGGATTGAGTGATGTGCCGCATTTTTCACATTGGTCGCCATAGGCTTCTGTAAAACCACATTTTGGGCAGGTTCCTTTAATGTATCTGTCTGCTAAAAATTGTTTAGCTTCTTCATCATAATATTGTTCTGATTCTTTTTCTTCAAAAATCCCTTTTTGATACAAAGTCAGAAAAAAGTCTTGTGCTGTTTTGTGGTGTATTGGCTTGCTGGTACGGGAATAGATGTCAAATATAATCCCGAAGTCTTCAAAAGCTTTTTTTATTTGAGCATTGTAAAAATCCACAATTTCTTGTGGTTTTTTCCCTTCTTTCCTTGCTCGCATTGTGATAGCCATTCCATGTTCATCGCTGCCGCAAATAAATTTTACTTCTTTGCCCTGTGACTTAAGAAAGCGAACGTAAATATCGGCCGGAAGATAGCATCCTGCAATATGTCCAATATGGAGAGGTCCGTTTGCATAAGGAAGAGCAGATGTAACCAGAAATCGCTGGGTGTTTTCTTTATTCTTCATCTTCAAAGTCGCTCAAGAACTCGTTTTCAATTTCTTCAAAGTAAATATAATCAATGGCTTCATCAACAGTAGGTACACAGACTAAACCTAATGACTCCAATTTTTGAGAAAGATTGTCTTTGAGGTTGCATAGTATAATAAAACCGGCACGTTCTTGATTTTTATCTCTTAAAAATTTAATTCTGAATGCCTCTTCGTCAGAGATTTGCTCAATATTTTCGCAATCAATCACCAAATTAGGTTTGACGGTTTGGATTTTTTCAATTTCTTCAATTAAGCCACCCTTTTCTCTGAGTTCAAATTTAGGAGTGGTCATTTTAACATAAATATAATTATCCCTGATTTCGCTGATATGTGCCATATTTGAATGTTTGTTAGGGTTAGCAAATTACGGATATAATTGCAGAACATACAAACTATTTCACAAGGCTCTAAAGACTTTATGAAATAAAGAAAAGAACAGAGAGTGCTACGTGTCGCTCTCTGTTCTTATATGATGGAATTCTTGTTATTTAGCAGATACAGCGTTGCTATGAACTTCAGCCAAATAGCGTTCTGCATCAAGGGCTGCCATACAGCCGCTACCCGCAGCAGTAACAGCTTGACGATAGTGTTTGTCTTGTGCGTCTCCGGCTGCAAATACTCCGGGGATGTTGGTTTTGGATGTGCCGGGAATGGTTTTGATATATCCCTGTTCGTCTAAATCAATCCAAGGTTTAAAAATATCAGTATTTGGAGTATGTCCGATTGCAACAAAGAAACCACTGATTGATAATTCACGGGTTGAGTTGTCAATTCTGTTTCTCACTCTAACTGCTTCCACTGCATCTTTTCCCAATATTTCATCAGTTTCAGTTTGTAACAATACTTCGATATTAGGCATTGATTTTACCCTGTGTTGCATTGCTTTGCTGGCTCTAAGTTCAGAACGAACAATCATATATACCTTTTTGCAAAATTTGGCAAGGTAAGTAGCCTCT
The sequence above is drawn from the Bacteroidia bacterium genome and encodes:
- a CDS encoding T9SS type A sorting domain-containing protein, which produces MLKRKGFALILLLATTIAYGQHTTWFTVSNGYSGRGTILLHKDTVITVTAGVGEYVWKTYIHVNYHSLYSGQLFKTDTLDITRITGDSTVNNGLSSRTALIDSFGNLQVGFSYGDRSVGETGKWQSGIFNVNPFQKTGHYLGVDTFTTHVLNYIEINGIRYAITVWHMYISPLNGINNFNLVKLKGEDEVSLVRQQINTLTYQTHIEGVYADNQDIGNVFLSTVDMWCFASTPRCYQNDVVKMDTNGNILWTCRPNNNDSFNTSFFQMVQKPDGNILCSWSDHSYAQSGPVVGAKINENTTVWFAEIEYETGQVLWRKNIRQFLEWRMIPQTTDDPRFKNAQDIYFCDVQLTEDGHIVWVGYRYILYPEPNYWKRIPALLKTDLEANPVWYREYDLVPDDTGDKGMQVFNFVQTPDNGFILTGEYLNRFGEFSGGELWQKTALLRLDSKGCLTPGCDATDNVATVKPSVSLCLVYPNPVNSEIKIQYPENMPSYWTVQLTDILGKTVYHSEEALTSIPVQDLSAGVYFLYLQQQNSFHYETHKIIIER
- a CDS encoding T9SS type A sorting domain-containing protein, which produces MKHIRLLLSVSLVLLIGKPAKAQTFFEDSTYYFVYQDAYSLTPGLDFGTYCKELLRIDSIGDMGEYYTVERTPYKPFWGYDSLTYKLRVFNDKVYLSGFLTNNNNDSFEINDLLIYDFTLDIGDTMFVSDTLSGLYYGLILDTIVDITYLDGISRETFYWSVIDPHNEFNNIKLDYTVKGIGSNRGLVYFELLVRRTGWQGLVSACKDNTPIYLNNPTHYPIDVEDACNEDTIRSRVISVEHIISIPLKIYPNPAQTELFLQEIPLHSAYRILNVVGAEVTKGVYEGNAIPVSALPQGVYLLQIQTQEQVWQARFVKE
- the metG gene encoding methionine--tRNA ligase is translated as MKNKENTQRFLVTSALPYANGPLHIGHIAGCYLPADIYVRFLKSQGKEVKFICGSDEHGMAITMRARKEGKKPQEIVDFYNAQIKKAFEDFGIIFDIYSRTSKPIHHKTAQDFFLTLYQKGIFEEKESEQYYDEEAKQFLADRYIKGTCPKCGFTEAYGDQCEKCGTSLNPTDLINPVSTLTGKKPSLKKTKNWYLPLEKFQHTLEEYIQSKKDYWKPNVYGQCSSWLKEGLQARAMTRDLDWGIKVPLAEADGKVLYVWFDAPIGYISATKEILPESWEDFWQKEDTALIQFIGKDNIVFHCLIFPAMLAAHGDYILPENVPANEFLNLEGNKISTSRNWAVWLHEYLEDFPHKQDELRYVLTSIAPETSDSEFTWKDYQSRVNNELVAILGNFVNRVITLIHKYYDGVAPILNTSEINPELHKEIETAYTKTKEHTESYRFRQGLNAAMELARFGNRFITAQEPWKKIKTDPIQVKQDLAACLLITAHLGRVLYAYLPKTSNKIWQLLNLPTSALSDWNAELLFSEGHLIKQADLLFQKIEDSEIEKQLVKLQKSAQQNIAQTKVEDTQTEISFDEFQKMDLRTAVITHAEVVPNTDKLLKLEIDLGYEKRTIVSGIAAHYTPAQAIGNTVLIIANLAPRKIKGIESKGMILMAEEDGKLSFMRPEKTFKGGAKVK
- a CDS encoding T9SS type A sorting domain-containing protein, with amino-acid sequence MKKNYLGKSIMMVALLFFCSVTGFGQNDTMLRVKFMSEVLPNLPDGSYSIVIELVEGDAVTTTVNHPGYFVYTNTDYPTPGEPYVADVYLFPEEGYELILDEEQLSTLIEEIDSETEKSAVLLYPNPTSDEVTLQWKKGFQSSDVKVYDINGKLIAQRVWKKESSLTLNTSAWAEGTYFIQIETGEQERMYMKLVINK
- a CDS encoding recombinase family protein, with amino-acid sequence MTKVITYVRVSTDEQAQHGYSLRDQQDKLNTYCNLKGYKIMHRFSEDYSAKTFNRPTFNALLSFLKQNKGQVNKLVFLKWDRFSRNSIEALMTIQKLGNLGVLCEGIEQPLDMDVPENKLLQMIYLATPEIENDRRGMNTANGIRRALKEGRYCNVAPFGYKYSRDEKNKPILIPNGHKAELVKEAFEQFCTGLYSKEQIRKKLTPKGMTLSRSRFATLFDNLIYTGKITVPAHKNEPEQIV